ATGGCGCGAGCAGGGCTGAGCCGTCTCACCGCTGCCCGCCGTCGAGGGAGGCGGCGGGCGGCGGTGCGGACGTCACTTCCCGACGCGCTGCCCGCGCGCCCGCGCCTTCGACATGGCGACAAGTCGACCGCCCAGCGGGGTGCCCGTACCGCCGCCTCGGCCCTCGGCCAGGTGGGCGGCGGTGGCGACGCCCAGGCCGAGCAGCGCGAAGCCCGCGCCCACGACCGCGGGTGAGGTACGGCCGAGTCCGGCGGCCAGGGCCAGGCCGCCCGCCCAGGCGCCGCCCGCGTTGGCCAGGTTGAACGCCGCCTGGTTGGCCGAGGAGGCGAGCGAGGGCGCCGCCTGCGCCTTCTCCATGACCATGAGCTGGAGCGGCGAGCTGGTGGTGAAGGCGACCGCGCCGAGCAGCGTCACCGCGAGCGCCGCGCTCCACTGCGTCCGCATGAGGAGCGGGAAGGCGGCGAGGACCGCGGCGAGCGCGAGCAGTCCGCCGAAGAGGGTGGGCCGCATGGCGCGGTCGGCGAGCCGCCCGCCGAGCAGGTTGCCCACCGTCGCGCCGACCCCGAACAGGGCGAGCAGCACGGTCACCGTGGAGTCGGCGAAACCGGCGGTGCCGGTGAGCATCGGCGTGATGTAGCTGTAGGCGGCGAACAGCGCGGCGAAGCCCGCGACCGTGGTGCCGAGCGCCAGCCAGACCGGCAGCGACCCCAGGGCGGCGAGTTCGTGGCGCAGTCCGGTGGACCGGGTACGGGCGTGGTCGTGCGGGATGAGCAGCAGCAGTGCGGCGATCGCGGCGAGGCCGATGGCGGCGACGGCCAGGAAGGTGGCACGCCAGCCGAAGTGCTGTCCCATGAGCGTGGCCAGCGGAACCCCGACCACATTGGCCACGGTCAGTCCCAGGAACATCAGCGAGACCGCGCGGGCCCGGCGCTCGACGGGCACCAGGCCGACCGCGACCACCGCCCCGACCCCGAAGAAGGCCCCGTGCGGCAGTCCGCTCAGGAACCGGGCGGCGAGCAGCCACCCGCTGCCGGGCGCGAGCGCCGACAGCGCGTTCCCCGCGACGAACAGCACCATGAGTCCGACCAGCACCTGCCGCCGGGTGAACCGGGTGGTCACGCCGGCGAGCAGCGGGGCGCCGACCACCACGCCGAGCGCGTAGGCGGAGACGAGATGCCCCGCGGCCGGGATCGAGATGCCGAGGTCGTCCGCGACATCGGGCAGCAGGCCCATCATCACGAACTCGGTGGTACCGATGCCGAAGGCGCCGACGGCCAGAGCGAGCAGGGCCAAGGGCATGGGTACGGAACCTTTCGGGGGGACGGTACGTATGGGGACGGTACGTATGGGGGGTGCGGGTGGGCGCTTCGTGCTCTGTGGGCGGGCCGCGCCTGTGGGGCGTGACTGCGGGCCCTGGCTGCGGGCCCTAACTGCGGGCGCGGCGGACCGTGGAAGGCCTGCGTCCCGCTACCGCCGGAAGTATGTCAACGTTGACATGCGACGCCGAGCCGAAGCGCCTGCGGCGACAATGGTCGCCCGCCGCCCGACCTCGACGCAAATCGCCTGGTACCGGTGGCGACGGCGCCCGACCGAGGGACTCACCCCGACCGAGGCGCCGCCGCTCACGCCCGCCCGGGGCGAAGGCCGTACAGGGGCCCGACCCGCTCCCCTGCCCGGCTACTCGGCTACTCGGCTACTCGGCTACTCGACGACCTTCAGCAAGCGATTCGGCGTTCCCGCCCCCGGATTCGACACCGCTCCCTCCGTGGCGCCCGCGCTCAGCGCCTCGGCGACCTGGGCCGGGGTGGCCTCGGGGTGGCCGGAGAGGTAGAGGGCGGCGGCGCCCACGACGTGCGGGGTGGCCATCGACGTACCGGAGAGGGTGGCGGTGGCGTCGTCGTCGGTGTTCCAGGTGGAGACGATCGACTCGCCGGGGGCGAAAAGGTCCACCGAGGGGCCGAAGTTGGAGGAGGAGCGGCGGGCGTCGGTCTTGGTGGAGGAGGCCACGGTGAGGGCTTCCGGGACGCGGGCGGGCGAGAAGCGGCTCGCGTCGGAGTTCGAGTTGCCCGCGGCGACTCCGTAGGTGACACCGGCGGCTGTCGACTTCCGTACCGCGGCGTCCAGTGCCTCGTTGGCGCCGCCGCCGAGGCTCATGCTCGCGACCGAGGGCCCCTGGTGGTGGGCGGTGACCCAGTCGATGCCCGCCACGACCTGCTCGGTGGTGCCGGAGCCGTTGTCGTCGAGGACCCGTACCGCGACGATCTTCGTCTTCTTCGCGACACCGTGCAGCGTGCCCGCGAGGGTGCCCGCGACATGGGTGCCGTGGCCGTTTCCGTCGTCGGCGCCGGTGTCGCCGTCGATGGCGTCGTACCCGTGGGAGGCGCGCCCGCCGAAGTCGTGGTGACTGATCCGGACCCCGGTGTCCAGGACGTAGGCGGTGACGCCCTCGCCCCCGGAGTCCGGGTACGCGTACTTCTTGTCGAGCTGCGGCGCGCTCTGGTCGATCCGGTCCAGGCCCCAGGAGGGCGGGTTCTTCTGGACGGTGGTGACGTGGAGGTTCTGGTTCCGGACGACCGTCTCCACGGCCGGGTCGGCGGCGAGGCGGTGGGCCTCGGACTCGCTCAGGTTCCCGGCGGAGAAGCCGTTGACGGCGGAGTCGTAGCCGCGCCGGAAGGTACCGCCGTACCGCTCGGCCAGGTCCTTGCCGGTGGCCGCGGCGCGGGTGCGCTCACCGCCCTTGAGCAGGACGACGTAGCTGTCCCCGGAGACCGCCCCGGCCGCGGCCGGGTGCGCGCCGTC
This is a stretch of genomic DNA from Streptomyces sp. NA04227. It encodes these proteins:
- a CDS encoding MFS transporter produces the protein MPLALLALAVGAFGIGTTEFVMMGLLPDVADDLGISIPAAGHLVSAYALGVVVGAPLLAGVTTRFTRRQVLVGLMVLFVAGNALSALAPGSGWLLAARFLSGLPHGAFFGVGAVVAVGLVPVERRARAVSLMFLGLTVANVVGVPLATLMGQHFGWRATFLAVAAIGLAAIAALLLLIPHDHARTRSTGLRHELAALGSLPVWLALGTTVAGFAALFAAYSYITPMLTGTAGFADSTVTVLLALFGVGATVGNLLGGRLADRAMRPTLFGGLLALAAVLAAFPLLMRTQWSAALAVTLLGAVAFTTSSPLQLMVMEKAQAAPSLASSANQAAFNLANAGGAWAGGLALAAGLGRTSPAVVGAGFALLGLGVATAAHLAEGRGGGTGTPLGGRLVAMSKARARGQRVGK
- a CDS encoding S8 family peptidase; this encodes MFLNSRPAGRRSALAVSLATVLAAGALLALPATGATASPADGAHPAAAGAVSGDSYVVLLKGGERTRAAATGKDLAERYGGTFRRGYDSAVNGFSAGNLSESEAHRLAADPAVETVVRNQNLHVTTVQKNPPSWGLDRIDQSAPQLDKKYAYPDSGGEGVTAYVLDTGVRISHHDFGGRASHGYDAIDGDTGADDGNGHGTHVAGTLAGTLHGVAKKTKIVAVRVLDDNGSGTTEQVVAGIDWVTAHHQGPSVASMSLGGGANEALDAAVRKSTAAGVTYGVAAGNSNSDASRFSPARVPEALTVASSTKTDARRSSSNFGPSVDLFAPGESIVSTWNTDDDATATLSGTSMATPHVVGAAALYLSGHPEATPAQVAEALSAGATEGAVSNPGAGTPNRLLKVVE